Proteins encoded by one window of Vitis vinifera cultivar Pinot Noir 40024 chromosome 10, ASM3070453v1:
- the LOC100244640 gene encoding uncharacterized protein LOC100244640, which produces MIPFRFFVFFILSLTFCCGFVHPKVPQAEVDALQRIIRTMGATYWKFNGDSCQIEMVGLTPQPPRGSEQSIVCENFSEKNRTLLHVIRIVLKGYSLPGMLPPELVELQYLREIDFAYNYLGGTIPHEWASTQLNSISLLANRLSGEIPKELGNIASLTYLNLEANKFSGVLPPELGDLINLKTLMLSSNQFFGNLPTTLAGLINITDFRINDNNFSGPIPDYIQNWKQLTRIEMQASGLEGPIPLSISLLDKLTELRISDMTGKSQGFPLLNNMTGIINLVLRNCNISGEIPAYIWKMKELEMLDVSFNKLVGEVPSDLSLAKALNYIYLSGNLLSGNIPDLFLKKGSSIDLSYNNFSWQGPEQPACQENMNLNVNLYRSSSMENNLRAVLPCSKNDNCPQYACSFHVNCGGDDLTIKESKRKVFYEGDAEVEGGTAKYFRSKNSYWGLSSTGDFMDDNNDQNMRYIETLSSGNISGVYTTARLSPLSLTYFGYCLENGDYTLQLHFAEIYFTNDKTYDSLGKRLFDIYIQEQLVHKDFNIEDEARGARKPVMKQFNTSVTNNVLEIRFYWAGKGTTRIPSRGVYGPLISAISVHPNFKSCSSSGKKGMTAYIIGGVVGLCIILLILGFLQWKGCLRGRKREEKDPEGLDLQTSSFTLKQIKNATNNFDSANKIGEGGFGPVFKGLLSDGTTVAVKQLSSGSRQGNREFLNEIGMISCLQHPNLVELHGCCVEGDQLLLVYEYMENNSLARALFGPENSQLILDWPTRLKICIGIAKGLAFLHEESRLKIVHRDIKATNVLLDRDLNPKISDFGLARLDDGGKSHISTRIAGTIGYMAPEYALRGYLTYKADVYSFGIVVLEIVSGKNNDYMPSNSCFCLLDWACHLQQSGKLLELVDEALGSEVREEEAEMMVKMAILCTNASPSLRPTMSEVVSMLEGRKPTPDIILEPNSHNEDVRFKAIRDFRQEKRNQSLTGIQTQNSTAPTELYYSSASGVDFCEINPASKSCYQANSRREMATVVHIPLLILLLHTCFGSTSVEALAGHLPDEEKGVLEEIAEQLGKKDWKFELNPCDGNSNWNTLGSRSNPFYNNTITCNCSFPNGECHVDSISLKGQDLAGVLPPALAKLSYLKKIDLARNYLSGNIPPEWETTKLETLSISMNRLSGRIPNFLGNITTLKNLGLEGNLFSGTVPPELGKLVDLQKLILNSNNLTGPLPQALAHLTNLKELRISSNNFTGKIPSFIQSWKQLQQLEIQASGLEGPIPSNISVLSNLTELRISDLNGEGSTFPPLRSMKRMYKLMLRGCNISGPIPPDIAEMTELRFLDLSFNKLNGEIPNLDGLTNVEVMCLIGNQLNGNIPDGIKGRQSRTEIDLSYNNFSEQSAPPSCRDSLNLFRSFSEEGNLELGGCLKNYPCQKDRYSLHINCGGEKSTVGNVVYEGDQYEGGSAKFHPMTDYWGFSSTGHFWDHNRTINDYIAQNVSVLGMNHSELYTRARLSPLSFTYYGRCLADGNYTVKIHFAEIIIRGNKSFHSLGRRIFNVYIQGKLELEDFNIVQAAQGVDKVVVKEFKAVVKNKTLEIRFHWAGKGTTAIPSRGTYGPLISAISVESDFKPPSNGKKKILIAVLVSVLVFIFTILGLICWKCYFGQRTSREQELRGLDLQTGLFTLRQIKAATNSFDAANKIGEGGFGSVYKGTLLDGTIIAVKQLSTKSKQGSREFVNEIGMISALQHPNLVRLYGCCVEGNQLILVYEYMENNSLARALFGKVEYRLNLDWSTRQRICVGIARGLAFLHEGSTLKIVHRDIKANNILLDTNLNPKISDFGLAKLDEEDNTHISTRVAGTIGYMAPEYALWGYLTYKADVYSFGVVALELVAGKNNMKYRPNEDYFCLLDWAFVLQQKGNLMELVDPNLGTEFKKEEAIRMIKVALLCTNASPALRPTMSAVVSMLKGQTVVQEYPLNPSIYGDEFGFEALRGQHDQTQLQSSSEIEPLNHSSRTARSGSSFTSSQDP; this is translated from the exons ATGATTCCGTTCcgcttttttgttttcttcattctttCTCTCACTTTTTGCTGTGGATTTGTCCACCCCAAGGTGCCCCAAGCCGAAG TGGATGCTCTTCAACGAATAATCAGAACAATGGGAGCTACATATTGGAAGTTTAATGGGGATTCTTGCCAAATTGAAATGGTTGGGTTAACACCACAACCACCAAGGGGATCTGAGCAAAGCATTGTTTGTGAAAATTTCTCTGAGAAGAACCGCACTCTCCTTCATGTCATACGCAT TGTTCTAAAGGGGTATAGTCTTCCTGGCATGCTTCCACCTGAACTGGTCGAGCTTCAATACCTCCGAGAGAT AGATTTTGCTTACAATTACCTTGGTGGTACGATACCACATGAATGGGCTTCAACACAATTGAATTCAAT CTCTCTACTTGCTAACCGCTTATCAGGGGAAATTCCAAAGGAATTGGGAAATATCGCCAGTCTCACATACTT GAACCTTGAAGCAAACAAATTTTCTGGCGTTCTTCCTCCTGAGCTTGGggatttaattaatttgaaaactct GATGCTATCTTCTAATCAGTTCTTTGGAAATTTGCCAACTACACTAGCTGGACTTATAAACATAACAGATTT TAGGATAAATGATAACAACTTCAGTGGACCAATACCAGATTATATACAAAACTGGAAACAACTTACAAGAAT AGAAATGCAAGCAAGCGGACTGGAGGGACCTATTCCATTAAGCATTTCTCTTTTGGATAAGTTAACTGAGTT GAGGATTAGTGATATGACTGGGAAAAGTCAAGGTTTTCCTTTGCTGAACAACATGACTGGCATAATAAACTT ggttttgagGAATTGCAACATTTCTGGAGAAATCCCTGCATACATCTGGAAAATGAAGGAGTTGGAAATGTT GGATGTCAGTTTCAACAAGCTAGtaggtgaagttccaagtgactTAAGTTTAGCCAAGGCACTGAACTATAT CTACTTAAGCGGCAACTTGCTAAGTGGAAATATACCGGACTTATTCTTGAAGAAAGGAAGTAGTAT TGATCTATCTTACAATAACTTTTCATGGCAAGGCCCTGAGCAACCTGCTTGTCAAGAGAACAT GAATTTGAATGTTAACTTGTATCGGAGCTCTTCAATGGAGAACAACCT AAGGGCTGTTCTTCCATGCTCAAAGAATGACAATTGTCCACAAT ATGCATGTTCTTTCCACGTTAATTGTGGTGGAGATGATTTAACCATCaaagaaagtaaaagaaaagttTTCTATGAAGGAGATGCAGAAGTTGAAGGTGGTACTGCAAAatattttagaagtaaaaaCAGTTACTGGGGATTGAGCAGCACCGGGGACTTCATGGATGATAACAATGACCAAAACATGCGTTATATTGAAACTCTCTCATCAGGGAACATATCTGGAGTGTATACTACAGCTCGCCTTTCCCCTCTTTCACTCACTTATTTTGGCTATTGCTTAGAAAATGGGGATTATACTTTACAGCTGCATTTTGCTGAGATATATTTCACAAATGACAAAACATATGATAGTCTTGGGAAACGCTTGTTTGACATTTATATTCAG GAGCAATTGGTGCATAAGGATTTTAATATTGAAGATGAGGCTCGTGGAGCACGAAAGCCAGTTATGAAACAATTTAACACAAGTGTAACAAATAATGTCTTAGAGATCCGATTTTATTGGGCTGGCAAAGGAACAACACGAATCCCTAGCAGAGGAGTTTATGGCCCTCTCATATCAGCTATTTCTGTGCATCCAA ATTTTAAATCTTGTTCAAGTAGTGGAAAAAAGGGAATGACTGCTTATATCATTGGTGGAGTGGTAGGATTATGCATTATTCTATTAATATTGGGTTTCCTTCAGTGGAAAGGTTGTTTGAGAGGCAGAAAGAGGGAAGAAAAAG ATCCCGAAGGTCTAGATTTGCAAACAAGTTCCTTTACCTTGAAGCAAATAAAAAATGCCACCAACAACTTTGATTCTGCAAACAAGATTGGAGAAGGTGGTTTTGGTCCGGTTTTTAAG GGTCTGTTATCTGATGGTACCACAGTTGCAGTGAAACAGCTTTCATCTGGATCAAGGCAAGGTAATCGTGAATTTTTGAATGAGATAGGCATGATTTCTTGTTTGCAACACCCAAATCTGGTGGAACTTCATGGGTGTTGTGTTGAAGGAGATCAATTGTTGCTGGTATATGAGTACATGGAAAACAATAGCCTAGCCCGTGCTTTGTTTG GTCCAGAAAATAGTCAGCTGATACTGGATTGGCCAACTAGGCTTAAAATCTGTATTGGGATTGCTAAAGGATTGGCTTTTCTCCATGAAGAATCGAGACTCAAGATTGTACATAGAGATATTAAAGCTACTAATGTGCTTCTTGATAGAgacctaaaccctaaaatatCCGACTTTGGATTGGCTAGGCTCGATGATGGAGGGAAGAGCCACATTAGCACCAGGATTGCTGGAACGAT AGGATATATGGCACCAGAGTATGCACTAAGGGGTTATCTGACGTACAAGGCTGATGTTTACAGTTTTGGTATTGTGGTTCTGGAAATTGTCAGTGGAAAAAACAACGATTATATGCCAAGTAACAGTTGCTTTTGTCTTTTAGATTGG GCCTGTCATTTGCAACAAAGTGGAAAGCTTCTGGAGCTTGTTGATGAGGCGTTGGGGTCTGAAGTCCGTGAAGAAGAAGCAGAAATGATGGTGAAAATGGCTATCTTGTGCACAAATGCATCCCCATCACTTAGGCCTACTATGTCTGAAGTGGTGAGCATGCTTGAAGGAAGGAAGCCTACTCCTGATATAATCCTGGAACCAAATTCCCACAATGAGGATGTGAGGTTTAAAGCCATAAGAGACTTTCGTCAGGAGAAGCGAAACCAGAGTTTGACTGGAATCCAAACCCAGAATTCAACAGCTCCTACAGAGCTTTACTATTCCTCTGCATCTGGCGTTGATTTCTGTGAAATCAACCCTGCTTCAAAATCCTGTT ATCAAGCAAATTCAAGGAGAGAGATGGCCACAGTTGTTCATATTCCCCTGCTCATCTTGCTTCTACATACATGCTTTGGCTCAACAAGTGTTGAAGCACTAGCTGGACATCTTCCTGATGAAGAAA AGGGAGTTCTGGAAGAAATAGCTGAACAATTGGGCAAGAAGGATTGGAAATTTGAACTAAACCCTTGTGATGGGAACTCCAACTGGAACACACTAGGCTCGAGATCAAATCCATTCTATAACAATACAATCACCTGCAATTGCTCCTTCCCTAATGGTGAATGCCATGTTGATAGCAT ATCTCTCAAAGGGCAGGATCTTGCTGGTGTGCTTCCACCTGCCCTAGCGAAACTATCCTACctcaaaaaaat TGATTTGGCTAGGAACTATCTCAGTGGTAACATACCCCCTGAATGGGAAACTACAAAGTTAGAAACTCT GTCCATTTCTATGAACCGATTATCAGGACGAATCCCAAACTTCTTGGGGAATATTACCACCCTTAAAAATTT GGGTCTTGAGGGCAACCTGTTTTCTGGAACTGTTCCCCCTGAGCTTGGCAAACTGGTCGACTTGCAGAAGCT CATTCTTAATTCTAACAATCTCACTGGACCATTGCCTCAAGCGCTTGCTCACCTAACTAATTTGAAAGAGCT TAGGATTAGCAGCAACAATTTCACTGGAAAAATACCCAGTTTCATTCAAAGTTGGAAGCAACTTCAGCAATT AGAGATCCAAGCTAGTGGTTTGGAAGGGCCCATACCTTCTAATATTTCAGTCTTGAGTAATTTAACTGAACT AAGAATTAGTGACTTAAATGGAGAGGGTTCCACTTTTCCACCCCTAAGAAGCATGAAAAGAATGTACAAGTT GATGTTGAGGGGCTGTAATATCTCAGGACCGATCCCCCCAGATATAGCAGAGATGACAGAATTGAGATTTTT AGATCTCAGCTTCAACAAGTTGAACGGAGAGATTCCAAATCTTGATGGCCTAACAAACGTGGAGGTCAT GTGTCTGATAGGCAACCAGCTTAATGGAAATATTCCAGATGGAATCAAGGGAAGGCAGAGCCGCAC TGAAATAGATCTTTCTTATAATAACTTCTCTGAGCAATCTGCACCACCCTCTTGTCGAGATAGCTT GAACTTGTTCAGAAGCTTTTCTGAGGAGGGGAACTT AGAACTTGGTGGGTGCTTGAAAAACTATCCTTGTCAAAAAG ATCGTTATTCATTGCATATAAATTGTGGTGGAGAGAAATCTACGGTTGGAAATGTTGTTTATGAAGGGGATCAATATGAAGGAGGTTCAGCAAAATTTCATCCTATGACTGATTATTGGGGATTTAGTAGCACTGGACACTTCTGGGATCATAACAGAACCATAAATGATTACATAGCACAAAATGTATCCGTACTTGGAATGAACCACTCTGAGTTGTACACCAGAGCACGACTTTCTCCTCTGTCTTTTACTTACTATGGGCGCTGCTTAGCGGATGGGAACTATACAGTAAAAATTCACTTTGCAGAGATAATTATCAGAGGCAATAAATCCTTTCATAGCCTTGGCAGACggatttttaatgtttatattCAG GGAAAGTTGGAATTGGAGGATTTTAATATTGTACAAGCAGCACAAGGGGTTGATAAGGTAGttgtaaaagaatttaaagcAGTTGTGAAGAATAAAACTTTAGAGATCCGCTTTCATTGGGCTGGCAAGGGAACAACAGCTATACCAAGCAGAGGAACTTATGGTCCTCTCATATCAGCTATTTCTGTGGAATCTG ATTTCAAGCCTCCTTCTAATGGCAAAAAGAAGATACTCATTGCAGTTCTAGTTTCAGTATTGGTTTTCATTTTCACAATTTTGGGCCTTATTTGCTGGAAATGCTACTTTGGACAGAGAACATCAAGAGAACAAG AGTTGAGAGGATTAGATCTGCAAACTGGTTTATTTACCTTGAGACAAATTAAAGCTGCTACAAACAGCTTTGATGCTGCAAATAAGATTGGGGAAGGAGGTTTTGGATCTGTCTACAAG GGTACATTATTAGATGGAACCATAATTGCAGTGAAGCAACTTTCCACCAAGTCAAAGCAAGGAAGTCGTGAATTTGTGAATGAAATTGGAATGATTTCTGCTTTACAACACCCAAATCTTGTAAGATTATATGGATGTTGTGTTGAAGGAAATCAACTGATATTGGTATATGAATACATGGAGAACAATAGTCTCGCTCGGGCTTTATTTG GTAAAGTGGAATACCGATTAAATTTGGACTGGTCCACGAGGCAGAGGATTTGTGTTGGCATAGCAAGAGGTTTGGCTTTCCTGCATGAAGGATCAACACTGAAAATTGTTCATAGAGacataaaagcaaataatatacTACTTGATACGAATCTTAACCCTAAGATCTCTGATTTTGGTCTGGCGAAACTTGATGAAGAAGATAACACCCATATTAGCACCAGAGTTGCTGGAACCAT AGGATACATGGCACCAGAGTATGCATTATGGGGTTATTTAACCTATAAAGCCGACGTATACAGTTTTGGGGTTGTTGCTTTGGAACTTGTTGCAGGGAAGAACAACATGAAATATAGACCAAATGAGGATTACTTTTGTCTTCTAGATTGG GCTTTTGTTTTACAACAGAAAGGAAATTTAATGGAGCTAGTGGATCCAAACTTGGGGACTGAGTTCAAAAAGGAAGAGGCCATAAGGATGATTAAAGTTGCCCTATTATGCACCAATGCATCTCCCGCACTTAGACCTACCATGTCTGCAGTGGTGAGCATGCTCAAAGGTCAAACTGTCGTTCAGGAATACCCTCTGAATCCTAGTATTTATGGTGatgaatttgggtttgaagCCCTCAGAGGCCAGCATGATCAGACACAATTACAGAGCTCAAGTGAAATTGAGCCCCTCAATCATTCATCACGTACAGCACGGAGTGGATCTTCCTTTACATCTTCCCAAGATCCATAA